The following proteins are co-located in the Brevibacillus laterosporus DSM 25 genome:
- a CDS encoding DinB family protein translates to MNMHAVRAELIETVDGLSDAEINQRAVEGVWTIGQVLEHLYLTETAIAHHVKKALSNEEVQIEPKPISLILDRSNKVQAPAPYEPTTEPKHVQDLLLKLESARTSLLAVYGGAESSQLAKKGFTHPAFGLLDINQWIEFVGFHEQRHLEQIKEIKAHLSV, encoded by the coding sequence ATGAATATGCATGCAGTCAGGGCAGAACTAATTGAGACTGTAGATGGCTTGTCAGATGCAGAAATCAATCAGAGAGCTGTGGAGGGTGTCTGGACAATTGGGCAGGTGTTGGAGCATTTGTACCTGACTGAAACCGCAATAGCTCACCATGTTAAAAAAGCGTTGAGTAATGAAGAGGTACAAATAGAACCAAAGCCCATTTCATTAATACTGGATCGTAGTAATAAAGTGCAAGCTCCCGCTCCTTATGAACCGACAACTGAGCCTAAGCATGTACAGGATCTATTGCTGAAGCTAGAGTCTGCTCGTACTTCTTTGTTAGCTGTTTATGGAGGAGCAGAGAGTTCTCAGCTTGCAAAAAAGGGATTTACACATCCGGCATTTGGGCTTCTAGACATAAATCAATGGATAGAATTTGTTGGATTCCATGAGCAAAGACACCTAGAGCAGATCAAAGAGATTAAAGCACATTTATCCGTGTAG
- a CDS encoding WG repeat-containing protein — protein MMWEEQEVLEVAWSHLPEGAEVLPMREPHHSSYVRAIDMDKEGNMGAAVAYRWHGGISLVMLKQDCGGWQVLQEGTAHPLYWYCLAKAQLQENLPAMAIESIETGIRIKSSSTYVEKWNDLIQHIRMQIHQKSIALYPASMSTREGVKWGYINERGQFLIGPQFVYALPFQKNGLAIVSVANGTGLINELAQYVVKPIYSSINSFTEGRATVIDDKGFWVIDDKGTVLSDKPHSYIGTYQNGRAIFADTDEQGNYRYGYLNLEGKIVIPNKYEEANDFIDGKAVVKIKENQYALLGRNGEVLHTYPYHTVGSLSDGLMAVQQKEKEPFGYMNEQEKIIIEPQFTSAQAFKSGRAVVDTSVDDFVFKWGLIDKTGAFKIKPGYSDIEMLGEDRVAVGVLKDNKAPYMGSTYAIADKDGRFLTEFVYNRVENYQDGVASATNEQTTFFIDRSGRTVKNLPIIKGTGTLTKMGDIIKADVNQRVSYYKPNGTLIYAQNTVIPLTKQYRVKEEIYHPNKDYLVYYPQIEGMANKAAQEQVNKRLKGLSQIKPIDQNAQLDYNYFGDFSVDFFNNQLVQLKLLGYNYPFGAAHGMPTQIYTPIDLVTGQFYTLPDLFKPTSNYVKVLSDIIGQKIKTDPQYSYVFPDTYKGIAPNQPFYIKEDALYIYFAPYEIAPYVAGFPTFRIPFKDIMSIIHTQGAFWKSFH, from the coding sequence ATGATGTGGGAGGAACAGGAAGTATTAGAGGTGGCATGGAGCCATTTGCCAGAAGGTGCAGAGGTTTTGCCGATGAGGGAGCCTCATCATTCATCTTATGTTCGTGCTATCGACATGGACAAAGAAGGCAATATGGGGGCAGCTGTTGCTTATAGATGGCACGGGGGAATTTCACTGGTGATGCTAAAACAAGACTGCGGTGGTTGGCAGGTACTTCAGGAAGGGACTGCTCATCCACTCTATTGGTATTGTCTAGCTAAGGCTCAATTACAAGAAAATCTACCTGCTATGGCGATTGAATCTATAGAGACAGGTATCCGTATCAAATCATCATCTACTTATGTAGAGAAATGGAATGATCTAATTCAACATATTCGCATGCAAATACACCAAAAATCAATTGCTCTATATCCGGCATCCATGAGTACGAGGGAAGGAGTGAAATGGGGCTACATTAATGAGCGCGGACAGTTTTTAATCGGTCCTCAATTTGTGTATGCTCTTCCTTTTCAAAAGAACGGGCTTGCTATTGTTTCAGTCGCAAATGGTACCGGATTAATCAATGAATTAGCTCAGTACGTTGTAAAACCTATATATAGTTCAATTAACTCGTTTACGGAAGGTCGAGCAACTGTAATCGATGACAAAGGCTTTTGGGTGATAGATGACAAGGGAACAGTGTTGAGCGACAAACCTCACTCTTATATCGGGACGTATCAAAATGGTAGGGCAATATTTGCTGATACAGATGAACAGGGGAACTACCGATATGGCTATCTCAATCTGGAAGGTAAGATTGTGATTCCCAACAAATATGAAGAAGCCAATGATTTCATAGACGGGAAGGCAGTTGTTAAAATCAAAGAAAATCAATATGCTCTTTTAGGTCGTAACGGGGAGGTATTACATACGTATCCCTACCATACTGTCGGATCGTTGAGCGATGGATTAATGGCTGTTCAGCAGAAAGAAAAAGAACCGTTTGGCTATATGAATGAACAAGAAAAAATAATCATTGAGCCGCAATTTACTTCAGCACAGGCATTCAAATCAGGGCGTGCTGTAGTAGATACATCGGTGGATGATTTCGTTTTTAAATGGGGGCTGATTGATAAAACGGGAGCATTCAAAATTAAGCCGGGGTATAGTGATATTGAGATGCTAGGGGAAGACCGGGTAGCAGTAGGCGTTCTAAAAGACAACAAAGCACCATACATGGGTTCTACATATGCAATTGCTGATAAGGATGGCCGTTTTTTGACAGAATTCGTATACAACAGAGTAGAGAATTATCAGGATGGGGTAGCTTCAGCGACTAATGAACAAACCACCTTCTTTATTGATCGTTCAGGGAGGACCGTGAAGAATCTACCAATTATTAAGGGGACCGGAACACTTACTAAAATGGGAGACATAATTAAGGCTGATGTGAACCAACGTGTAAGTTATTACAAGCCAAATGGCACATTGATTTACGCACAAAACACGGTCATTCCGCTTACCAAGCAATACCGGGTCAAAGAAGAGATATATCATCCTAACAAGGATTATCTCGTCTACTATCCACAAATAGAAGGAATGGCTAACAAAGCGGCGCAGGAACAGGTAAACAAGCGTTTAAAAGGCTTATCTCAAATCAAGCCGATCGATCAGAATGCCCAGCTAGATTATAATTATTTCGGTGACTTCTCCGTTGATTTCTTTAACAATCAGCTTGTGCAATTAAAGCTACTTGGTTATAACTATCCGTTTGGTGCAGCGCATGGAATGCCTACACAGATATATACCCCAATTGATTTAGTTACAGGACAATTCTATACACTACCAGATTTGTTCAAGCCTACTAGTAACTATGTAAAGGTGCTAAGTGACATTATCGGTCAAAAGATAAAGACAGACCCACAATACTCCTATGTTTTTCCTGATACCTATAAAGGAATAGCACCAAACCAGCCCTTTTATATTAAAGAGGACGCTCTTTATATCTATTTCGCTCCCTATGAAATCGCTCCTTATGTTGCAGGATTTCCTACTTTTCGCATTCCGTTTAAAGATATTATGTCAATTATTCATACACAGGGAGCATTTTGGAAGTCGTTCCATTAA
- a CDS encoding alpha/beta hydrolase, with translation MNKRRIMITCGSIVAFFFIAIIAASSYFYQISISRGGQVTLYSGEQEASATPVNAAVEQDKINVEEWYKKQEKGSLEQTSFDGLKLKATYIPSEQPSDKAVILAHGYRRKGEDMKNYAKFYHDLGFQVLMPDARGHGNSEGDYVGYGWHDRKDYLGWIKMLTKQAKAKHIFLHGVSMGGATVLMTSGEELPPEVKGIIEDSGFTTMTEELAYQLKHLYQLPTFPLMQTTSWTTKLRAGYSFEEVSPIEQVKKNTRPLFIIHGDQDKLVPTEMAYRIFDAAQGEKQLWIVPGAGHTKSFTVAKAEYQERVKNFIEKVL, from the coding sequence ATGAACAAACGCCGAATCATGATTACTTGTGGCTCAATCGTGGCTTTCTTTTTTATTGCGATCATTGCCGCTAGTAGCTATTTTTATCAAATCAGCATCAGTCGTGGTGGTCAAGTCACGCTGTATTCTGGTGAACAAGAGGCTTCCGCTACCCCTGTAAATGCAGCAGTGGAACAGGATAAAATCAACGTAGAGGAATGGTACAAAAAGCAGGAAAAAGGCAGTCTAGAGCAAACCTCATTCGACGGATTGAAACTAAAAGCTACTTACATACCAAGTGAACAACCTAGTGACAAGGCAGTCATTTTAGCTCATGGCTACCGTCGCAAAGGGGAAGACATGAAAAACTACGCAAAGTTCTATCATGACTTGGGCTTTCAGGTGTTAATGCCGGATGCTCGTGGGCATGGTAATAGTGAAGGCGACTATGTCGGATATGGCTGGCATGATCGTAAAGACTATCTGGGCTGGATTAAAATGTTAACGAAACAGGCAAAAGCCAAGCATATTTTCTTGCATGGCGTCTCCATGGGTGGAGCCACAGTCTTAATGACTAGCGGAGAGGAGCTGCCACCTGAGGTAAAAGGAATTATCGAGGATAGTGGATTTACCACTATGACTGAGGAATTGGCCTATCAATTGAAGCATTTGTATCAGTTGCCGACTTTCCCGCTTATGCAAACAACGAGTTGGACTACTAAGCTACGGGCAGGCTATTCGTTTGAAGAAGTGTCTCCCATAGAGCAAGTCAAGAAGAATACTCGACCATTATTTATCATCCATGGTGATCAGGATAAGCTGGTACCAACAGAGATGGCATATCGAATCTTTGACGCTGCACAAGGAGAGAAACAACTCTGGATAGTACCTGGAGCAGGGCACACGAAATCATTTACCGTAGCAAAAGCAGAGTATCAAGAGCGTGTAAAGAATTTTATTGAAAAGGTACTCTAG
- a CDS encoding iron-hydroxamate ABC transporter substrate-binding protein, with the protein MKEKLMIFMCILSIFVLSACGQSTSQSNHTESTKGQTAEQPADKKEPRIASMSIHLTNNLLALGITPVGSVIGGDLKSFLPHVADRLKDTKPLGVVADPDMEALLALKPDVIYVDQQYAGNDLSKFKKITETHSFNLDDGTWRDALKKVGKLVDREQQAETFIKDYEAQAERVKQLVHNKIGDGTVMGIRVTGKELRVFSTRRPMGPLLYDDLGLKPANGVEKLNKKKAFEVISQEVLPDFDADAIFVIVNNRGGADKVFEQLQSNPIWKDLKAVKANHVYMIPEQPWLDYSALGAKMALDNAEEIFSK; encoded by the coding sequence ATGAAAGAGAAATTAATGATTTTTATGTGTATTCTATCTATTTTTGTATTATCTGCTTGCGGTCAAAGCACATCGCAATCGAATCATACAGAGTCGACAAAAGGGCAAACAGCTGAGCAACCGGCAGATAAGAAAGAGCCTCGGATTGCCTCTATGTCAATTCATTTGACGAATAACCTGCTAGCACTAGGAATTACTCCAGTTGGTTCTGTAATTGGTGGTGATTTAAAATCCTTCTTGCCTCACGTAGCTGATCGCTTGAAGGATACGAAACCATTAGGTGTAGTAGCAGACCCTGATATGGAAGCTCTTTTAGCATTAAAGCCAGATGTGATTTATGTAGATCAACAATATGCAGGGAATGATTTGTCTAAGTTTAAAAAAATTACTGAAACGCATTCCTTTAACCTAGATGATGGAACATGGCGGGATGCTTTGAAAAAAGTAGGGAAGCTTGTCGACCGAGAACAACAAGCGGAAACCTTTATTAAAGATTACGAAGCACAGGCTGAACGTGTGAAACAGCTCGTACATAACAAAATCGGCGATGGTACCGTGATGGGAATTCGAGTAACGGGGAAAGAGCTACGTGTGTTTAGTACGAGACGACCAATGGGACCTCTTCTATACGATGATTTAGGCTTGAAACCTGCCAACGGTGTAGAGAAGCTTAATAAAAAGAAAGCTTTTGAAGTGATTTCTCAAGAGGTACTGCCTGATTTTGATGCAGATGCCATCTTTGTTATTGTGAACAATAGAGGTGGAGCCGATAAGGTATTTGAGCAATTACAGAGCAATCCGATCTGGAAAGATTTAAAAGCTGTGAAAGCAAACCACGTCTACATGATTCCTGAACAACCATGGCTGGACTATTCAGCACTTGGTGCGAAAATGGCGTTGGATAACGCTGAGGAAATCTTTAGTAAATAG
- a CDS encoding FecCD family ABC transporter permease, translated as MEQRILSRERRAGMVGVILVFISLVIILISLNTGSIRLAPLTVLQAFIGNGSQEDMMVLFEYRLPRIVVTMLAGVGLGVSGAILQGLSRNSLADPGILGLHAGASFGLMIFVSFFQSLKGTSALLIPLFTFLGGVVTAVLIMLLAYDRHKGLLPIRLILVGIAITAGFSAITLFLSLALDETTYAFTSRWLVGNVWGRDWINVVALLPWILIFTPYALAQSKALNAFSLGDEVAMGIGTAVNRKRLLLLGTAVALSCASVSMAGGIGFIGLVAPHLARRLVGPLHQHLLPIAGLVGLVILVIADTIGRSIFQPNAIPAGVVVAAVGAPYFLYVLCKTK; from the coding sequence ATGGAACAGCGAATTCTCAGTAGAGAAAGGCGAGCAGGGATGGTCGGAGTCATCCTGGTGTTTATTAGTTTAGTCATCATTCTTATCAGTCTCAATACAGGCTCTATCCGACTTGCTCCTTTAACTGTTTTACAAGCCTTTATTGGCAATGGTAGTCAAGAGGATATGATGGTTTTATTTGAATACCGTCTTCCCCGTATTGTTGTCACGATGCTTGCTGGTGTGGGCTTAGGGGTTTCTGGAGCTATTCTGCAAGGGTTATCCCGTAATTCACTGGCAGATCCGGGGATTCTGGGGCTTCATGCAGGAGCTTCTTTTGGATTGATGATCTTTGTTAGTTTTTTTCAATCATTAAAAGGAACCTCTGCCTTACTGATCCCACTGTTTACCTTTCTAGGTGGGGTAGTGACTGCGGTACTGATCATGCTCCTTGCTTATGATCGGCATAAAGGGTTACTGCCTATTCGCCTCATACTGGTTGGTATTGCCATTACAGCTGGCTTCAGTGCCATTACGCTGTTTCTCTCACTTGCCTTAGATGAAACGACATATGCTTTTACTTCTAGATGGCTGGTCGGTAATGTCTGGGGACGAGATTGGATCAATGTGGTGGCATTGCTGCCATGGATACTGATATTTACTCCATATGCACTCGCCCAATCAAAAGCACTCAATGCTTTCTCGCTTGGGGATGAAGTAGCAATGGGAATTGGGACTGCTGTGAACCGTAAACGATTATTGTTACTGGGGACAGCTGTAGCCCTATCGTGTGCTAGTGTTTCGATGGCGGGAGGAATTGGTTTTATTGGCTTAGTAGCCCCTCATCTGGCTCGTCGACTTGTTGGGCCATTGCATCAGCATTTGCTACCGATAGCAGGTCTTGTTGGATTGGTCATTTTGGTGATTGCAGATACGATTGGTCGTTCCATTTTTCAACCGAATGCGATCCCGGCAGGTGTAGTAGTAGCCGCTGTAGGTGCTCCCTATTTTTTATACGTATTATGTAAAACAAAATAA
- a CDS encoding FecCD family ABC transporter permease has product MFVAISFGAKDLTLSTVWTAITSYNPELTTHQIVHEMRLPRVIGAAVVGAAFAVAGALMQGVTRNPLADAGILGINAGATFVVAISFAFLPSLSYTSLMIMSFLGAVLSTILIFLLGSQVAGGLTPLRLTIAGAVVAAFLHSLSSGIAIYYDLSQDLAFWYAGGVSGVRWSHLTVLVPVILIAILCAFLLGRSVSLLSLGDDVADNLGVHTKQIRLLGMAIAVLLAGVSVSAVGSIGFVGLVIPHISRKLVGVNYRYIIPMSALLGAILLVVADLGARTINPPRELAIGVMVALVGVPFFLYLARKERRGL; this is encoded by the coding sequence ATGTTTGTAGCTATTTCATTTGGTGCAAAGGATTTGACACTGAGTACGGTATGGACGGCCATTACTTCTTATAATCCGGAGCTGACGACACATCAAATCGTTCATGAAATGCGGTTGCCACGTGTGATTGGGGCGGCCGTTGTTGGAGCAGCGTTCGCAGTTGCAGGAGCGTTGATGCAGGGAGTTACTCGTAACCCACTGGCTGATGCAGGAATTTTGGGGATTAATGCAGGCGCTACGTTTGTTGTAGCAATCAGTTTTGCATTTTTGCCAAGTTTGTCTTACACGAGCTTGATGATTATGTCATTTCTAGGAGCCGTGCTTAGTACCATACTCATCTTTTTACTGGGATCACAGGTAGCTGGAGGGCTAACACCGTTGCGTTTAACGATCGCAGGGGCGGTTGTTGCAGCCTTTTTACATTCACTTAGTTCTGGAATCGCTATTTATTATGATTTGAGTCAAGATTTGGCCTTTTGGTATGCTGGGGGTGTCTCTGGGGTGAGATGGTCTCATCTTACTGTACTGGTGCCGGTTATCTTGATTGCCATTTTATGTGCTTTTCTATTGGGACGTTCTGTATCCTTACTCTCATTAGGCGACGACGTTGCAGATAATTTGGGTGTTCATACAAAGCAGATTCGTTTACTTGGAATGGCGATTGCTGTACTGCTTGCTGGGGTATCCGTTTCAGCTGTTGGTTCAATTGGATTTGTAGGCTTAGTGATTCCGCATATTTCCCGAAAGCTAGTAGGAGTTAATTATCGATATATTATTCCAATGTCAGCTCTTTTAGGGGCAATCCTGTTAGTAGTAGCTGACTTAGGAGCAAGGACAATAAATCCGCCTAGAGAGTTAGCAATTGGCGTAATGGTTGCACTTGTCGGTGTTCCTTTCTTTCTTTACCTTGCCCGCAAAGAAAGGAGAGGCTTATAA
- a CDS encoding sensor histidine kinase, translated as MNKLSRKLFLRTSGIICFVFVLSYLLTTFFLPSYILHQKKINLAELTSKLETMDIAQLLDDVEKLEYDYNVTIVQAPFRTDINKLNGLVRDELHKKGITLSKFWITEESYEKLEKHETVRKIYSQEKLETSFLVTFLNKNGTLFVIGDSIAHSSAFIQMVNEFNLYLAIGTLLLTIGLSWLISRQIVRPLSQLRQTAEDISHLSFQKSEIQTGDEIESLAESINIMSDKLKEALEALEEKNQNLRIFISDISHELKTPISLIKAYSTGIKDGLDDGTFIDVIKRQADDMSGIVDKLLNLSKLQNDSFTMESFDFCLLWKQTIDKYQIAIQQKDLILTVEDCGLSNCFVVGDRAKIEIVLDNFISNAVKYTKNQQIEILLQRDEEHLVFCIKNGIEYWDSKYSEKIWQPFYVIESSRNKNLSGTGLGLSIVQTILQKHHASFGVRVEQEIIAFYFTMPLANVMK; from the coding sequence ATGAATAAGCTAAGTCGAAAGCTATTTTTACGCACATCAGGTATTATTTGCTTTGTATTTGTGCTGTCTTATCTACTTACTACGTTTTTTTTACCAAGCTATATTTTGCATCAGAAAAAAATTAATTTAGCAGAGCTTACTTCTAAGCTGGAAACAATGGATATAGCACAATTACTCGATGATGTTGAAAAGCTGGAGTATGACTACAATGTAACAATTGTGCAAGCACCTTTTCGTACAGATATCAATAAATTGAATGGTTTGGTACGAGACGAATTACATAAAAAAGGAATTACGCTGTCTAAATTCTGGATTACAGAAGAGAGCTATGAAAAATTAGAAAAGCATGAGACAGTCCGCAAAATTTATAGCCAAGAGAAGCTAGAGACTAGTTTTTTGGTAACTTTTTTAAACAAGAATGGTACATTATTCGTTATCGGTGATTCCATTGCCCATTCAAGTGCATTTATTCAAATGGTTAACGAATTTAACTTATATTTAGCGATAGGAACACTATTATTGACAATCGGATTATCATGGCTCATTTCTAGGCAAATTGTACGTCCCCTGAGCCAGTTACGACAAACGGCAGAGGACATCTCTCATTTGTCTTTTCAAAAATCCGAGATTCAGACTGGTGATGAAATAGAAAGCTTGGCGGAAAGCATTAATATTATGAGTGACAAGTTAAAAGAGGCCCTAGAAGCGTTGGAAGAAAAAAATCAAAACCTACGCATATTTATTTCGGACATTTCCCACGAGTTAAAAACACCGATTTCGCTTATCAAAGCGTACTCTACCGGGATAAAGGATGGACTAGATGATGGCACGTTCATTGATGTTATTAAAAGGCAAGCGGATGATATGTCTGGGATTGTAGACAAGCTACTGAATCTGTCCAAACTACAGAATGACTCATTCACGATGGAGTCATTTGACTTTTGTCTTTTATGGAAGCAAACCATAGACAAATATCAGATTGCTATTCAGCAGAAAGACCTCATTCTCACAGTAGAAGATTGTGGACTAAGCAATTGTTTTGTTGTAGGGGATCGAGCAAAGATTGAGATTGTGCTTGATAATTTTATCAGTAATGCAGTGAAGTACACAAAAAATCAACAGATAGAAATCTTGCTTCAAAGAGATGAAGAGCATTTAGTGTTCTGTATAAAAAATGGTATTGAGTATTGGGATAGCAAGTATTCCGAAAAAATTTGGCAACCCTTCTATGTAATCGAGAGCTCCCGAAATAAGAATTTGAGTGGTACCGGATTAGGATTATCTATTGTTCAAACCATTTTGCAGAAACATCATGCATCATTTGGAGTACGCGTAGAACAGGAGATCATTGCTTTTTACTTTACGATGCCCTTAGCGAATGTTATGAAATAG
- a CDS encoding response regulator transcription factor yields the protein MNILLADDDLDMLRIIRLYFEKEGFQTFTAQDGEEALAVFYNQKIDLAVLDWMMPKISGLEVCKEIKGHHTAKVLMLTAKGEHEDELMALEMGADEYVRKPFEPRILIVRAKKLLQIEDSIRIGPLRVDMQGGKIFKDGIDLEATKKEFQLMKCFLTNRGRILSRKTLLDQVWGFDYYGEERTVDTHIRRLREKIGEQLIKTHRGVGYSLEVGHE from the coding sequence ATGAATATATTACTTGCAGACGATGATCTGGACATGCTGAGAATTATACGGCTCTATTTTGAAAAAGAGGGATTTCAGACGTTTACAGCACAAGATGGTGAGGAAGCCTTAGCGGTCTTTTATAATCAAAAGATTGATCTAGCCGTGCTTGATTGGATGATGCCAAAGATTAGTGGACTTGAGGTGTGCAAAGAGATTAAAGGACATCATACCGCCAAAGTATTAATGCTTACAGCTAAAGGAGAGCATGAGGACGAACTGATGGCATTAGAAATGGGAGCGGATGAATATGTCAGGAAGCCCTTTGAGCCGCGAATTTTAATAGTACGAGCGAAAAAGCTACTGCAAATAGAAGATAGCATTCGAATTGGTCCATTGCGGGTGGATATGCAAGGGGGCAAAATATTTAAGGATGGAATCGACCTAGAGGCTACGAAAAAGGAGTTCCAATTAATGAAATGCTTTCTCACAAATCGTGGAAGAATTTTATCGCGGAAAACGCTGTTAGATCAGGTTTGGGGATTCGATTATTATGGAGAAGAAAGAACCGTAGATACACACATTCGTAGGCTCCGTGAAAAAATTGGGGAGCAGCTTATCAAGACCCATCGTGGCGTCGGATATAGTTTGGAAGTCGGACATGAATAA
- a CDS encoding undecaprenyldiphospho-muramoylpentapeptide beta-N-acetylglucosaminyltransferase: MKKIIFTGGGSAGHVTANLVLIPKCTEENYEIHYIGSENGIEQRLVAEFEQVHYHSVSTGKLRRYLDWKNITDIYKVMKGILQAYLLMRKLKPDVVFSLGGFVSVPVVLGAKMNGIATIIHEPDVRMGLANRISYPFATKVCTTFLETKKNDPSKKITHIGAIVKDTLKSGERERGISFCNFTFQKPVLLVMGGSQGAEKINQVVRAVLPELLLSFQVIHLCGPGKIDASIHQEGYQQFEYVTHVLPDLLAAADIVVSRAGSNSIHELLALQKPMLLIPHTSGGTRNGQIRNAQNFQHAGYAEILMQENMTNQTFLEHVYYLHQNRESYIRQMKTDDSGKAVEKVMELIKGFDKRSLYH; the protein is encoded by the coding sequence ATGAAAAAAATCATTTTTACAGGAGGCGGTTCAGCCGGTCATGTAACGGCCAACTTAGTGCTGATTCCCAAATGTACAGAGGAAAATTATGAAATCCATTATATCGGATCAGAAAATGGTATAGAGCAAAGGCTTGTAGCGGAATTCGAGCAGGTTCACTATCACAGCGTATCAACTGGTAAGCTACGGCGCTATCTCGATTGGAAGAACATTACTGATATCTACAAAGTGATGAAAGGTATCCTTCAAGCGTATCTCCTAATGAGAAAGCTGAAACCTGATGTGGTATTTTCTCTAGGCGGATTTGTTTCCGTTCCAGTAGTCCTCGGAGCAAAAATGAATGGGATTGCTACTATCATTCATGAACCTGATGTGCGTATGGGGCTTGCGAATCGGATATCTTATCCTTTTGCTACAAAGGTGTGTACAACCTTTTTAGAAACGAAAAAAAATGATCCATCAAAAAAGATCACTCATATAGGAGCTATTGTTAAAGATACGCTCAAATCGGGGGAGCGAGAGCGAGGAATTTCTTTCTGTAACTTTACCTTTCAAAAGCCCGTCCTTCTTGTGATGGGAGGGAGCCAAGGTGCAGAGAAAATTAATCAGGTTGTTCGAGCGGTTTTACCTGAGCTATTACTAAGCTTCCAAGTGATCCATTTATGTGGGCCGGGGAAAATAGATGCTTCCATCCATCAAGAGGGGTATCAACAATTTGAATATGTCACACATGTATTGCCTGATTTGTTGGCAGCGGCTGATATAGTGGTGTCACGCGCTGGTTCTAACTCTATACATGAATTGTTAGCCTTGCAAAAGCCTATGCTGCTAATTCCGCATACCAGTGGCGGTACAAGAAATGGACAGATAAGGAACGCACAAAATTTTCAACATGCGGGATATGCAGAGATTCTCATGCAAGAGAATATGACAAATCAAACATTTTTGGAGCATGTCTATTATCTACATCAAAATCGTGAATCATATATCCGACAGATGAAAACCGACGATTCTGGAAAAGCTGTGGAGAAGGTTATGGAATTAATTAAGGGTTTTGATAAACGTAGTCTCTATCATTAA
- a CDS encoding polysaccharide biosynthesis protein produces the protein MKNETFLLTGGTGSWGWELVTQLLEKNPKEIRIYSRNEALQVEMSQYFHDHRLQFIIGDIRDKQEMIQACQGVDHIYHLAALKHVPICENQPDIAIKTNVVGTQNVIEAAIINKVKKVIYVSTDKASNPSSTYGMTKAIGERLIIQANMRDTSTRFVCVRSGNVLGSTGSVIPIFQNQIQQGLDLGVTDMNMTRFFLRLEEAIQMLFIATEQSMGGETFVLHMPSCKISDMAEVFIEESRRNDIGIKLLGLRPGEKLNETLISECESHRAIHFNQDYFVILPTYQSPELQEHYANCQPVGFHSYHSESSLMTKEEVKQMLKTGGFLK, from the coding sequence ATGAAAAACGAGACATTCTTACTTACAGGTGGTACCGGTTCTTGGGGATGGGAACTAGTAACTCAGTTATTAGAGAAAAATCCAAAGGAAATACGTATCTATTCTCGCAATGAAGCGCTTCAAGTGGAAATGAGTCAGTATTTTCATGATCACCGATTGCAGTTCATTATTGGTGATATTCGCGATAAACAAGAAATGATACAGGCTTGTCAGGGTGTCGATCATATCTATCATTTAGCCGCTTTAAAGCATGTACCTATTTGTGAAAATCAACCAGATATCGCTATTAAAACAAATGTGGTCGGCACACAAAATGTTATTGAAGCTGCCATCATAAATAAGGTGAAAAAAGTCATTTATGTATCAACCGATAAAGCCTCAAATCCTTCAAGTACATACGGAATGACAAAAGCGATCGGGGAACGTCTCATTATTCAAGCCAATATGCGAGACACGTCTACCAGATTTGTTTGTGTGAGAAGTGGAAATGTTCTAGGATCAACAGGAAGTGTCATTCCTATTTTTCAAAATCAGATTCAGCAAGGACTGGATTTGGGTGTGACGGATATGAATATGACAAGATTTTTTTTACGACTAGAAGAAGCGATTCAAATGTTGTTTATAGCTACCGAGCAAAGTATGGGAGGAGAGACGTTTGTCTTACATATGCCATCCTGTAAGATCAGTGATATGGCTGAGGTATTCATCGAGGAATCGAGAAGAAATGACATAGGAATAAAGCTTTTGGGCTTACGTCCTGGAGAGAAGCTTAATGAAACACTAATCTCGGAGTGTGAAAGTCACAGAGCGATTCATTTTAACCAAGATTATTTTGTGATTCTACCTACCTATCAATCTCCAGAGCTACAGGAGCATTACGCTAATTGCCAACCGGTTGGTTTTCATAGTTACCATTCTGAAAGCTCCCTTATGACAAAAGAAGAGGTTAAACAAATGCTAAAGACTGGGGGGTTCTTAAAATGA